A window of Pyrobaculum aerophilum str. IM2 contains these coding sequences:
- a CDS encoding asparagine synthetase A, with protein MPIHPSVTELEKLVIDKESYKRMLEEWLKYSWRWAVNEKYKLVFKVQASILRALREFLDSKGFVEVLSPIIGPVTDPGIRGAKQASIDFYGAEYKVMSSAILYKQYMARVLGKIYFVSPNIRLEPPDSIFTGRHLVEFYQLDLEMYKATYHEAMDLAEDLITYVVKYVKDVHGKELEAVLGRQLYEFKRPFKRYSHKEAVEFVNKLGCENSPREELRWECEKVMSAHHDSPFFVYDYPRGSRGFYDREDPERPGVLRDFDMLYPEGFGEAISGAEREFEPERLVERIREGGEDPAKYQWFLQMAKELYPLQTAGFGIGVERLTRYICGLRAVWEARPYPKVAGIIGGP; from the coding sequence ATGCCAATACATCCCTCAGTAACAGAATTGGAAAAGCTAGTGATAGACAAGGAGAGTTATAAGAGGATGTTGGAGGAGTGGCTTAAATACTCGTGGCGATGGGCCGTAAACGAGAAATACAAGCTGGTGTTCAAAGTCCAAGCCTCTATTCTGAGGGCGTTGCGAGAGTTTCTCGATTCCAAAGGCTTTGTGGAAGTGCTGTCTCCCATTATAGGCCCCGTCACTGACCCGGGCATTAGGGGGGCTAAACAAGCCTCTATTGACTTCTACGGGGCTGAGTATAAGGTTATGTCTTCCGCCATTCTCTACAAGCAGTATATGGCGAGGGTATTGGGCAAGATCTACTTCGTCAGCCCAAACATTAGGCTGGAGCCTCCCGACAGCATATTCACAGGGAGGCACTTAGTGGAGTTCTACCAATTAGACTTGGAGATGTACAAGGCCACTTACCATGAGGCAATGGACTTGGCAGAGGACCTCATAACTTATGTGGTTAAGTATGTTAAAGACGTCCACGGCAAAGAGCTAGAGGCAGTCTTGGGGAGGCAGTTGTACGAGTTCAAGAGGCCTTTCAAGCGGTATAGCCACAAAGAGGCGGTGGAATTTGTGAACAAGCTCGGCTGTGAAAACTCGCCGAGGGAGGAACTTAGGTGGGAGTGCGAAAAGGTCATGTCGGCCCACCACGACTCCCCCTTCTTTGTCTACGACTACCCAAGAGGCTCCCGGGGATTTTACGACAGAGAGGACCCCGAGCGTCCTGGCGTGTTGAGAGACTTCGACATGTTATACCCAGAGGGATTTGGCGAGGCTATAAGCGGGGCTGAGAGGGAATTTGAGCCCGAGAGGCTAGTGGAGAGGATTAGAGAGGGCGGGGAGGATCCCGCCAAGTACCAGTGGTTTTTACAAATGGCCAAGGAGCTATACCCGCTACAGACCGCTGGGTTTGGGATTGGGGTGGAGAGGCTCACCAGATATATATGCGGTCTGAGGGCAGTGTGGGAGGCAAGGCCCTATCCAAAAGTGGCGGGCATAATTGGAGGGCCTTAG
- the mntA gene encoding type VII toxin-antitoxin system MntA family adenylyltransferase antitoxin, which translates to MAHAHREIKKELTALRGRVLEKFPLFLSALRSYVSARGIDPVVEWSSLAHVFKRWGVKFAYLFGSRARGLEREDSDWDVAVYFGREVTIIEEAELGAELSKRLGVEVDVVALDNAPLDLIYIVLRDGVVIYSEDEKLRKQWENETYLEYLDYASDYLE; encoded by the coding sequence TTGGCCCACGCGCATAGGGAAATAAAGAAAGAGTTAACTGCCCTAAGGGGAAGGGTTCTGGAGAAGTTTCCGTTGTTCTTGTCAGCTCTTCGCTCTTATGTGTCGGCTAGGGGTATAGATCCCGTTGTGGAGTGGAGTTCTTTAGCTCATGTGTTTAAACGCTGGGGGGTTAAATTCGCATATCTCTTCGGCTCCAGGGCTAGGGGGCTTGAGAGAGAGGACAGCGATTGGGACGTCGCTGTGTACTTTGGCAGAGAGGTGACTATAATAGAAGAGGCCGAACTTGGGGCAGAGCTCTCCAAGCGGCTGGGGGTTGAGGTGGATGTGGTTGCCTTAGACAACGCGCCTCTTGACCTAATATACATAGTGTTAAGAGACGGCGTTGTGATATACTCAGAGGACGAAAAGTTGCGAAAGCAGTGGGAAAATGAGACTTACTTGGAGTATTTAGACTACGCCAGTGATTACCTCGAGTAG
- a CDS encoding HEPN domain-containing protein: MAHRWYSRAGRFRALASEFLRRGFYPEACFFAQQSAEFYLKGKLIEVTGARLYTHSILQLLTVLYQTLGRELSEELVRCAKYLTEQYIGSRYPDARMLEYDKDDAEQCIKCMEMIFTNVF, from the coding sequence GTGGCTCACCGCTGGTATTCAAGAGCTGGACGGTTTAGGGCGTTGGCTTCGGAATTTCTCCGCCGGGGCTTCTACCCAGAGGCTTGTTTCTTTGCGCAACAATCTGCGGAGTTTTATCTAAAGGGGAAGTTAATAGAAGTTACCGGGGCGCGGCTCTATACACACTCAATACTACAGCTGTTAACTGTCCTTTACCAAACTCTCGGAAGAGAGCTTAGCGAAGAGCTTGTGAGGTGCGCTAAGTACTTAACGGAGCAGTACATTGGATCCCGCTATCCAGACGCAAGAATGCTCGAATACGATAAAGACGACGCAGAGCAATGTATAAAATGTATGGAGATGATTTTCACCAATGTATTTTAG
- a CDS encoding nucleotidyltransferase domain-containing protein — translation MYFRKTLLKMHSEIETWIKRLCEQGYTVVLFGSRARGEARIDSDWDVVVIGEEAPEPPPNDLAQVHYATPNEAEALVRDFNTIFIDAFYEGKLLCGNADLYSRLKKLAEATTRGLVKTKDGWMPASLPGK, via the coding sequence ATGTATTTTAGAAAAACTCTGTTGAAAATGCACAGCGAAATTGAGACGTGGATAAAAAGGCTCTGCGAGCAGGGCTACACAGTAGTGCTCTTCGGCTCCAGGGCTAGGGGGGAGGCGAGAATAGACAGCGATTGGGACGTAGTTGTAATCGGAGAAGAGGCGCCGGAGCCCCCGCCTAACGACTTGGCCCAAGTCCACTACGCCACGCCTAATGAGGCCGAGGCGCTGGTTAGAGATTTCAATACAATTTTCATAGATGCCTTTTACGAGGGAAAACTGCTGTGCGGCAACGCAGATCTATACAGTCGCTTGAAGAAATTAGCTGAAGCCACGACTCGGGGATTGGTTAAAACTAAAGACGGGTGGATGCCCGCAAGCCTTCCGGGGAAGTAA
- a CDS encoding glutamine synthetase family protein, with the protein MPDGLAVWRVLRGAGVKLVKFVVVDIFGRPRAEVLPIEAAREAFLDGVAYDGSSIPAYTTVNKSDLVAVPDLNAVYVESWNGGKTAIVFTNTVDGGKPHPMDPRNVLRQAADYAKSRGYAPVVGAEVEFFLVRGVPPAPADSGVYFDGYLHGDSYAAVEEILGHLEASGIGLSKTHHEVAPGQYEVNIPAGDPVQVADQILVFKIMAKAVAKRRGLTATFMPKPFWGVNGSGMHVHVSFWKDGVNLFASRGEPTQELKWAVAGVLENALRNSAFVAPTVNSYKRLVPHHEAPTRVVWGLGNRSVMVRIPYYGGRINRLEYRHPDPSANPYLAFAVIILSALAGIEKKREPPPPVAEVAYELEEARETPPNLGEALKMARDGTPLPGQFLEAYLRLKEREWEEYITAEGSWETTWNKITKWEYEKYLEEA; encoded by the coding sequence ATGCCAGATGGTTTGGCTGTTTGGAGGGTGTTGAGAGGGGCTGGGGTTAAGTTAGTGAAGTTTGTCGTTGTGGATATATTCGGCAGGCCTAGGGCTGAGGTCTTGCCAATAGAGGCGGCTAGAGAGGCCTTTTTAGACGGCGTTGCTTACGACGGCTCTTCTATACCGGCTTATACCACTGTGAATAAAAGCGATTTAGTGGCCGTCCCCGATTTAAACGCAGTATACGTGGAGAGCTGGAACGGGGGGAAGACTGCCATAGTCTTTACAAACACTGTGGACGGCGGCAAGCCCCACCCAATGGACCCGAGAAACGTGTTAAGACAGGCGGCGGACTACGCCAAGTCTAGAGGGTATGCGCCAGTGGTGGGGGCTGAGGTGGAGTTCTTTCTAGTGAGAGGCGTTCCGCCAGCCCCTGCGGACAGCGGCGTTTATTTCGACGGCTATCTCCACGGGGATTCCTACGCGGCGGTTGAGGAAATCCTAGGCCATTTAGAGGCCTCTGGCATTGGCCTATCTAAGACGCATCACGAAGTCGCCCCGGGCCAGTACGAGGTGAACATCCCGGCGGGAGACCCAGTGCAAGTGGCCGACCAGATCCTAGTCTTTAAAATAATGGCAAAGGCCGTGGCCAAGAGGAGGGGCCTCACCGCCACTTTCATGCCGAAGCCCTTCTGGGGAGTTAACGGCTCTGGCATGCACGTACACGTCAGTTTTTGGAAAGACGGCGTTAATCTCTTCGCCTCTAGAGGCGAGCCGACGCAAGAGCTCAAGTGGGCAGTGGCGGGGGTTTTAGAAAACGCCTTGCGCAACAGCGCCTTCGTCGCGCCCACTGTGAACAGCTACAAAAGGCTCGTCCCACACCACGAGGCCCCCACGAGAGTTGTGTGGGGACTTGGAAACCGCTCTGTCATGGTCAGAATTCCCTACTACGGCGGGAGGATAAATAGGCTTGAGTACAGACACCCAGACCCCTCTGCAAATCCCTACTTGGCCTTTGCAGTAATTATCCTCTCAGCCCTAGCGGGAATTGAAAAAAAGAGAGAGCCCCCGCCCCCAGTGGCCGAAGTGGCGTATGAGCTGGAAGAGGCCAGGGAGACTCCCCCCAATTTAGGCGAGGCCCTTAAAATGGCCAGAGACGGCACGCCGCTACCCGGGCAATTCCTAGAGGCCTACTTAAGGCTAAAAGAGAGGGAGTGGGAAGAGTACATAACGGCCGAGGGAAGCTGGGAAACCACGTGGAACAAAATAACTAAATGGGAATACGAAAAATACTTAGAAGAAGCTTAA
- a CDS encoding sulfite exporter TauE/SafE family protein gives MNVDVIRAAGLAVALTTAVISSRNYIRAGITPFKLALLFGAVASLTAIVGAALGIYIVKQFGKVGEAYVRIALASVMLLVVVAMFLKRQDYPEPRPNKIAEKLGLAGFYNDPVRGRVAYVPNRIFLSALLISGVGFIGGMFGLTGGWAIVPILNLVSRLPLKVAVATSLTIIAITYAPALMVYNINGALNAYIVALTAPMVALGALVGSKIMIKIKASVIRYAIIAVMIISAIQLIQRGLAQLS, from the coding sequence ATGAATGTTGACGTTATTAGAGCCGCCGGGCTTGCAGTGGCCTTAACTACTGCGGTGATATCTAGTAGAAATTACATACGCGCTGGCATAACTCCCTTTAAATTGGCGCTTCTCTTCGGCGCCGTGGCGTCGTTAACTGCCATCGTCGGAGCGGCCCTGGGCATCTATATAGTTAAACAATTCGGCAAAGTCGGCGAGGCCTATGTCAGAATTGCCTTAGCGTCCGTAATGTTGTTGGTAGTAGTGGCTATGTTTCTAAAACGGCAAGATTACCCAGAGCCCCGGCCTAATAAAATAGCTGAAAAACTGGGATTGGCTGGCTTTTACAACGACCCAGTCAGGGGACGAGTGGCGTACGTCCCTAACAGAATTTTTCTCTCGGCCTTGTTGATATCTGGAGTGGGATTTATAGGGGGAATGTTTGGCCTTACAGGCGGGTGGGCCATCGTACCCATTTTAAATCTAGTTTCTAGACTGCCGCTTAAAGTAGCCGTTGCCACTTCGCTTACAATAATTGCAATTACTTACGCCCCGGCCCTTATGGTGTACAACATCAACGGCGCACTTAATGCTTATATTGTGGCTTTGACAGCGCCCATGGTGGCCCTAGGGGCTTTAGTGGGCTCAAAGATAATGATTAAAATCAAGGCGTCTGTAATACGCTATGCCATTATAGCAGTAATGATAATCTCTGCAATACAGCTCATACAAAGGGGCCTCGCCCAGTTGTCATGA
- a CDS encoding MFS transporter, whose translation MRPIFTLLGVVAIHMLGFGIVIPVMPYVVKELGGGSEAYGVLVSIFSAVQMVSAPLWGALSDRIGRGPVITLGLALAAIGSAMAYGARSLAELALARAVSGMGGGTLGAVQALIADLSPPERRASNMALFGVAFGIGFILGPVVGGLLSVWGVRTPFIAAVIFSAAAAALSTSLPRVRGRVGFSISLQFGAVAGLVLALNLAFSMFESMLVYYAADVFKMAPSDLGVLMLIIGLAVASAQPAVRRLEGRVAYTTSALAGFVATGAGIGVLPALGELGLYLGSAVAAVGQMVASSSLFALFSQGERGRGIGFGALQSTASLGRIIGPSLAGWIYLKLGPSYVFYAAALLLLAASPAFWFWRR comes from the coding sequence ATGCGCCCAATATTTACACTGCTCGGCGTAGTCGCAATTCACATGCTGGGCTTTGGAATTGTCATACCGGTTATGCCCTACGTAGTGAAAGAGCTGGGAGGCGGATCTGAGGCATACGGCGTGCTGGTATCAATTTTCTCAGCGGTACAAATGGTCTCTGCGCCTCTCTGGGGGGCGCTTTCAGATAGAATCGGCAGGGGGCCTGTGATTACTCTGGGGCTGGCGCTAGCGGCTATAGGTAGCGCGATGGCGTACGGCGCCAGGAGTCTTGCAGAGCTGGCGCTGGCGAGGGCGGTGTCTGGCATGGGCGGGGGGACCCTTGGGGCCGTCCAAGCGCTAATTGCGGATTTAAGCCCGCCTGAAAGGAGGGCTAGTAACATGGCCCTCTTCGGCGTGGCCTTTGGCATTGGCTTTATACTAGGGCCCGTTGTGGGGGGATTGCTCTCCGTATGGGGCGTGAGGACGCCATTTATAGCCGCTGTTATATTCTCGGCCGCTGCCGCCGCCTTGTCTACCTCACTGCCAAGAGTGAGGGGGAGGGTGGGGTTTAGCATTAGCTTACAATTCGGCGCCGTAGCCGGGTTAGTCCTGGCGCTTAATCTGGCCTTCTCAATGTTCGAGTCCATGCTGGTGTATTACGCCGCGGATGTGTTCAAAATGGCTCCCAGCGATCTGGGCGTTTTGATGTTAATAATTGGCCTGGCGGTAGCCTCGGCACAACCCGCCGTGAGGAGATTAGAGGGGAGAGTGGCGTACACCACATCGGCGCTGGCGGGCTTTGTGGCCACGGGGGCGGGTATAGGAGTGCTACCCGCGCTGGGAGAGCTAGGCCTTTATCTTGGATCTGCGGTGGCCGCTGTTGGTCAGATGGTTGCCTCTTCCAGCCTTTTCGCCCTTTTCTCCCAGGGGGAGAGGGGCCGGGGCATCGGCTTTGGGGCCTTACAATCAACGGCGTCGCTCGGGCGAATTATAGGCCCTTCTCTCGCCGGCTGGATTTACTTAAAGCTGGGCCCCAGTTATGTCTTTTACGCCGCTGCGTTGTTGTTATTAGCCGCATCCCCGGCCTTTTGGTTCTGGCGCAGGTAA
- a CDS encoding pyrimidine dimer DNA glycosylase/endonuclease V: MQIFRPYLDHRKSAAFLDDLRLGKQRVEAKLVIKVILRKMGVLRDGKRGWLNHPIVQMYFNGGRPYLADLVAYFHAVVDEWKRRGFKNSVDLSDLISLLSKVEGEAGSPVTHIHEVEYRRALLLKDPCHYLYKLGEEELREILETDPVPINGVNTWLFKRLDSYWELVKRLKRGEVVCKSLFPYSRGTF, encoded by the coding sequence GTGCAAATCTTCCGGCCATATCTTGATCACAGAAAATCCGCCGCCTTTCTAGACGACCTCAGATTGGGGAAGCAAAGGGTTGAGGCTAAGCTTGTTATTAAGGTTATTTTGAGGAAGATGGGAGTTTTGAGAGACGGGAAGAGGGGGTGGCTCAACCACCCAATTGTGCAGATGTATTTCAACGGGGGGAGGCCGTACCTAGCCGATTTAGTGGCCTATTTCCACGCGGTAGTGGACGAGTGGAAGAGGCGGGGGTTTAAAAACTCCGTTGATTTAAGCGATTTAATCTCCCTTCTGTCAAAAGTGGAGGGCGAGGCGGGGAGCCCGGTGACGCACATACACGAAGTGGAGTACCGGAGGGCGCTCCTCTTGAAAGACCCTTGTCATTACCTCTACAAACTAGGCGAGGAAGAGCTGAGAGAGATCTTGGAGACAGACCCAGTCCCCATAAATGGCGTTAACACCTGGCTGTTCAAGAGATTAGACTCCTACTGGGAGCTCGTGAAGCGTCTGAAACGCGGCGAGGTGGTGTGCAAATCGCTATTTCCCTACTCGCGGGGCACATTTTAG